A region from the Branchiostoma floridae strain S238N-H82 chromosome 9, Bfl_VNyyK, whole genome shotgun sequence genome encodes:
- the LOC118422411 gene encoding titin-like isoform X1 yields the protein MPPTSLKDVVQPASLGFTRVLTTIQVDVNIDDLGNVRIDCVREDKDLGTRALLPRKSYWTEEYRWDRLTVGSPVERRNWSLKSIAEGVDAPAEEYLRYIEGRTSPEPEASAAVPETEEPESTDGEKTEDSDVSYPIPAINNLDTAVEADETFSSEEEEGEDRPPAPPPRVDSVTIEEEEEPDETITETDITPDRTQPEDAEEQEVEEVVLRIVEPLDETVLETVRKSEQVYALPPESQGITQDTSIEDTIIPDSDQQVEDIEEAGVDKAESDEEVVDDSQLKSPTKRVRFSPEAIYVSTAQEDIEEDEEGVTLSPIPEEDTTPGKQIKEPDTTHEEGEEDDSDATEEVQDTKISVEVDVHVSADQEEAEDADEDAPLAEEEILTSDDEATGSTADDKEETQTEVTEEGEPKEEESGPSAEEAHDSKDEADDKEQDEEGEEPQASDEKASMEEEEPSQEDEAVKEEEAVLDESDVSSVPRESLGEEELQALISDDWYLLTCDEAVDDDDFPPLYGYWPPKSPVGGQVSEPVVVEFAESYAEVLKKAPPLAEEETQPEDETPTDTETPQEDEATSDDKAPSKDETPSDDEVGPEEKTLPEDETSTDTKTPQEDEATSQDKSPPQDEAASDDEAIPEEEALPEDETSPEEEVTSKDEVPSEEEPTDKDAKEDDSTPVGPEDTPKDEESEPEEEKTTPKADEPEESQDEDTKASEDSPSPKEEISTPDDEKDQESEEEEKSQPPSTKQPAKEEEDPQYFYNRMLFYWMTSGTSLVTARYSDNESNSDEWDLSDYEAGEEDFPPLSTYRPPKSPIGGKPTEPAATKFAESFAAVVTKPPPVVEEVVEEAEPVESIPPTQDSGQAEDVSSEKEEEQEDGQTGEHAVPEEKGEDEVEELSKDDDHDTEPQETMADEKDEKLSVSDGATSGDEVVEIPSEVTVGDDKADDEEDIDGGSLEAVRGDTPTDEDLSEKADFESSEKTEGEDSTGADTSSVGSTEHDLKKSDDAGEISADDLPTDKADAIKPSADDNIEEGKDTPAEESVEETITSDHEASDDDAEEPVKEEDNKRSPLQRQGAMSKGESVESQESATSADTSDKAAVSKAPAKSSSTDESDNQDEVKATDDTPEEDVETGDDEDDALNKVQEGEVLEDKTRGTKNEDSSDSEDDSSSKIQPQALATGESPPRDDTKEQCEFSAVTSADREYQPNTGASDQGNTECDSDGHCCSEPPQAVSLPQSEMSCPEQDTGMLRVLPWARWEKIDDTSPRTVRRRPPSLELEAPVCEATSEESSPIQQSAEPKDIKEANESTPRRRSSTSSADTSEEEEEEEEAISSGDEEGEFDVPERTESPEERMTRTDAWATSGGTLYIGSATRMVRKQLPDIPEHSGENDSEASDNDDDDNQQDEVERPRQSAKLADSGSSEYTHDRHHEEAESSEESELNEEELHYLDDDDEEQVMMVEENIPEGNPLYLRQVQGEIYMSENTLTKGDTSSDDSEDEDKQQADLLREHDRLVELQEDLFEKDSLDDVDYHVTSSDLLGERDDQSNLSATEPTDYRCDDVQDEDLITVEQANPSNANEIFVASEGPGEDMDSDHEEFQVTVSEKHLADTSTQHLIVITKDTDEEKDRCEEKTSMDSFESTGPSTEGSSDISDDDASGKLKRRRRQKYGAQRSFTESIHHDPDSPTYISRMQFQFRSSQSDSDTEQHVESLPEEQECTPTQENIPFDLVAGISQQGEVIRTVEDEVNDDSTEKAVQEQVADSVVGNDQEDDTFDQLSLGQGTDTDMEPVISSDVSKDDSRRRSAEYTDSSDSESDTDSESETSADSILAAPGDGSGPSGPSGGQYRTPIATVPVTSYYVTSGVPFTMDPTNSDHVEIPPMPTSPRHSWGMQASYTFEEHQPVTTGLLTPIINGHIPVVKHHVQYDDLKRPIIPILLDIGDKLSPEYSGEAKTSTTASEREMLSPSPYDNLLESDLAEGEAQEGLNVESLQPMSCRCVAPPPDRKPFESPSDELELPPNPDFEPMDCLCTHPQKEARVVWSPKHTPSPRHSPQNVERCYEAISNTLATSRQNYVECKRQEHDAEEDETSLLNQSQPLHGDDLIEDMSEGRTVTMLQFDMDDDRSSATSSPLSVHSTHLGTPPELEEELDDSPAFSPTRQILDTFVPVSPPLREIRHPGITQDAIRAPRARRSTEIEDSASPEMHSPTPNRDSELKTPTGSLLFPYDKIHGPYPPPQDQPSFVTPDRRTQVKRKRPSDEVQGTSPRPTYKSPVRQRTDSPVEKCLSPTDHRPKDASPCKIPDDFPKLCTGKVRSMVNKWEGIVKQEPPKSPVMTTSSPSTPEIPRYGERDVISPPFSHHGSSPYYMSRRRTEVKSPEGAVAKQQKVPKHNVDVSARRPLHETQILTDEEDSTVASTEYGVQFQPTAHEDDAEKVLVYGYEVEWDIPRLQVCLSPLEGFDDDEDSMSDDVTISSLTETDGEGGVSASLSSLEEYILDPARILGKAVSLTELPMSPVEEEEESPAEESSTQSSSNTKEALSSHSVWERLGVLETPCPYFCQMWLPMLKYHLLDFQ from the exons GACTGAGGAATACAGATGGGATAGACTTACGGTCGGATCGCCAGTCGAGAGGAGAAATTGGTCCCTGAAGAGTATCGCAGAAGGGGTTGACGCCCCAGCAGAGGAGTACCTACGGTACATCGAAGGAAGGACAAGCCCCGAACCAGAAGCATCGGCGGCTGTGCCAGAGACAGAGGAACCGGAGTCGACAGACGGAGAGAAGACAGAAGACAGTGACGTAAGCTATCCCATTCCTGCAATCAACAACCTCGACACAGCAGTCGAGGCTGATGAGACTTTCAgttctgaagaagaagaaggagaggaCAGACCACCTGCTCCTCCTCCCAGGGTTGATAGTGTTACCATCGAAGAAGAGGAAGAACCAGACGAGACAATAACAGAAACAGACATCACACCCGATAGAACACAACCAGAAGATGCAGAAGAACAGGAAGTAGAAGAGGTTGTGTTAAGAATTGTAGAACCGTTGGACGAAACTGTCTTAGAAACCGTAAGAAAGTCTGAGCAAGTATACGCACTTCCACCGGAATCCCAAGGCATCACACAAGACACTTCCATTGAAGACACCATCATTCCAGATTCAGATCAGCAAGTAGAAGACATAGAAGAGGCAGGTGTAGACAAAGCTGAGTCTGATGAGGAAGTAGTAGACGATTCCCAGTTGAAATCCCCAACCAAAAGAGTGCGTTTTAGTCCTGAGGCAATATATGTCAGCACCGCCCAAGAAGATATAGAGGAAGATGAAGAAGGTGTGACATTGTCCCCAATCCCCGAAGAAGACACAACCCCGGGAAAGCAGATCAAGGAACCCGATACAACTCATGAAGAAGGTGAGGAAGATGATAGTGATGCTACAGAAGAAGTACAAGATACCAAAATATCAGTAGAAGTAGACGTGCACGTCTCAGCAGATCAGGAAGAAGCTGAAGATGCTGATGAAGATGCACCTCTTGCAGAAGAAGAGATTCTCACAAGCGACGACGAAGCAACGGGATCAACAGCAGACGACAAGGAAGAAACCCAAACAGAAGTTACAGAAGAAGGTGAACCCAAGGAAGAAGAGAGTGGGCCTTCTGCAGAAGAAGCTCACGACAGCAAAGACGAAGCTGATGACAAGGAGCAAGACGAGGAGGGAGAGGAGCCTCAAGCTTCAGATGAGAAAGCTTCGATGGAAGAGGAAGAACCATCGCAGGAGGACGAAGCTGTAAAGGAAGAAGAAGCAGTATTGGATGAATCGGATGTCTCTTCCGTTCCCAGGGAATCACTTGGGGAGGAAGAGCTTCAG GCACTGATATCCGATGACTGGTATCTGCTAACGTGCGACGAggctgttgatgatgatgacttcccCCCGCTGTACGGCTATTGGCCGCCAAAGTCGCCAGTGGGAGGGCAG GTTTCTGAACCCGTTGTCGTTGAGTTTGCCGAGTCTTATGCAGAGGTGCTGAAAAAG GCACCTCCACTAGCAGAAGAGGAAACCCAACCAGAGGACGAAACTCCTACTGATACTGAAACACCTCAAGAGGACGAGGCCACTTCGGATGACAAAGCTCCTTCAAAAGACGAAACTCCATCAGATGATGAAGTCGGTCCTGAGGAGAAAACTCTTCCAGAGGATGAAACTTCAACTGATACTAAAACACCTCAAGAGGATGAGGCCACTTCACAAGACAAATCTCCTCCACAAGATGAAGCTGCATCGGATGATGAAGCCATTCCTGAGGAGGAAGCTCTTCCAGAGGATGAAACTTCCCCAGAAGAGGAAGTCACTTCAAAGGATGAAGTTCCTTCAGAGGAGGAACCCACTGACAAAGATGCTAAGGAAGACGATAGTACACCCGTTGGTCCCGAAGATACTCCGAAGGACGAG GAATCCGAACCAGAAGAGGAGAAGACAACACCAAAAGCAGATGAACCAGAGGAAAGCCAAGATGAAGACACTAAGGCCTCAGAGGACAGTCCATCTCCAAAAGAAGAG ATATCTACCCCGGATGACGAAAAAGATCAGGAATCCGAAGAGGAGGAAAAGAGTCAACCACCTTCCACCAAACAACCGGCAAAAGAGGAGGAAGACCCTCAG TATTTTTACAACCGGATGTTATTCTACTGGATGACCAGCGGAACGTCGTTGGTGACAGCTAGGTATTCTGACAAT GAATCGAATTCCGATGAGTGGGACCTGTCAGATTATGAAGCCGGAGAGGAGGACTTTCCTCCCCTCAGCACCTATAGACCCCCCAAGTCGCCGATTGGAGGGAAG CCGACAGAGCCAGCTGCCACAAAATTCGCGGAATCTTTCGCTGCCGTCGTTACAAAG CCACCACCGGTTGTTGAAGAGGTCGTAGAAGAAGCCGAGCCAGTAGAGTCAATACCGCCTACACAAGATTCAGGGCAGGCAGAAGACGTCTCGTCTGAAAAAGAGGAAGAACAAGAAGACGGCCAGACAGGGGAGCATGCGGTTCCTGAAGAAAAAGGAGAAGATGAAGTTGAAGAGTTGTCTAAAGACGATGATCATGATACTGAACCGCAAGAAACCATGGCTGACGAAAAAGATGAAAAACTGTCAGTCAGTGATGGTGCAACCTCTGGTGATGAGGTTGTCGAGATTCCGTCAGAAGTGACGGTAGGCGATGACAAAGCAGATGATGAAGAAGATATCGACGGTGGAAGCTTAGAAGCCGTAAGAGGCGACACACCCACAGACGAAGACCTATCTGAGAAGGCAGACTTCGAGTCGTCTGAGAAAACGGAGGGCGAAGACAGCACAGGTGCTGACACAAGTTCTGTGGGCAGCACGGAACATGACTTGAAAAAATCAGATGATGCAGGCGAGATATCTGCTGATGATCTACCAACAGATAAAGCAGATGCCATCAAACCATCAGCAGATGACAACATTGAAGAGGGGAAAGATACCCCTGCAGAAGAGTCCGTTGAAGAAACCATCACGTCAGATCACGAAGCCAGCGATGATGATGCTGAAGAGCCTGTCAAAGAGGAAGACAACAAGCGAAGCCCGTTACAGCGTCAGGGAGCAATGTCGAAAGGAGAATCTGTCGAGAGCCAAGAGTCAGCTACTTCCGCTGATACCAGCGATAAAGCTGCTGTCTCAAAAGCACCAGCCAAATCCTCATCTACAGACGAGTCAGACAACCAAGATGAGGTAAAAGCAACCGATGACACCCCGGAAGAAGATGTAGAAACGGGTGACGATGAAGACGATGCTTTGAATAAGGTACAGGAGGGAGAGGTTCTCGAGGACAAGACACGTGGAACCAAAAACGAAGACTCGTCTGACAGTGAGGATGACAGTAGCTCTAAGATCCAACCACAAGCACTAGCCACAGGTGAGTCACCACCAAGGGATGATACGAAAGAACAGTGTGAGTTTTCAGCTGTAACAAGCGCAGATCGTGAATATCAACCTAACACGGGGGCTTCAGATCAGGGAAACACAGAGTGTGATTCTGATGGTCATTGTTGTAGCGAGCCGCCGCAAGCAGTGTCTTTGCCACAGAGTGAAATGTCATGCCCCGAGCAAGATACAGGAATGCTCCGGGTGCTGCCGTGGGCTAGATGGGAGAAGATCGATGACACCTCCCCGCGGACGGTACGGCGGAGACCGCCATCCCTCGAACTCGAAGCACCCGTCTGTGAGGCCACGTCGGAAGAATCATCTCCGATACAACAGAGTGCTGAGCCAAAGGACATAAAG GAGGCCAATGAGTCGACGCCAAGGAGGAGAAGCTCAACGTCATCAGCTGATACAtcagaggaagaagaggaggaggaagaagccATTTCTTCTGGTGACGAGGAGGGTGAGTTTGACGTACCAGAGAGAACAGAATCTCCAGAAGAAAGGATGACACGCACAGACGCGTGGGCGACCTCAGGCGGAACCTTGTACATAGGCTCGGCTACTAGAATGGTAAGGAAGCAGCTGCCGGACATTCCCGAACACAGCGGGGAGAACGACTCGGAAGCCTCCGAcaatgacgatgatgataaCCAGCAAGACGAAGTAGAGAGACCGAGGCAAAGTGCAAAGCTAGCAGATTCAGGCAGTAGCGAGTATACACACGATAGGCATCACGAAGAAGCTGAGAGTTCTGAAGAATCAGAACTAAACGAAGAAGAACTCCATTATCTAGACGACGATGATGAAGAGCAGGTCATGATGGTTGAGGAAAACATACCTGAGGGTAATCCGCTATACTTGCGACAAGTTCAGGGAGAAATATACATGTCAGAGAACACACTCACAAAGGGTGATACATCTTCAGATGATTCGGAGGACGAAGACAAACAGCAGGCTGATCTTCTAAGGGAACACGATCGGCTGGTGGAGTTACAGGAGGATCTCTTCGAGAAAGACAGTTTGGATGACGTAGACTATCACGTGACGTCTTCTGACCTGTTGGGAGAACGTGACGACCAATCAAATCTGTCTGCAACAGAACCGACCGATTACCGGTGTGACGACGTTCAGGATGAAGATCTGATAACGGTTGAACAGGCAAATCCCTCAAATGCCAATGAAATCTTCGTGGCGTCTGAGGGACCAGGTGAAGATATGGATTCTGATCATGAAGAATTTCAGGTGACAGTGTCAGAGAAGCACCTGGCAGACACATCAACACAGCACCTTATAGTCATAACAAAAGATACAGATGAGGAGAAAGATCGTTGTGAGGAAAAGACATCTATGGACTCATTCGAAAGTACCGGTCCTTCTACTGAAGGCAGTTCAGACATTTCTGACGACGACGCTTCTGGCAAACTGAAGCGACGACGCAGACAAAAGTACGGTGCACAGCGTTCTTTTACGGAATCTATCCACCATGATCCGGACAGTCCAACGTacatatctcgaatgcagtttCAGTTCAGATCATCTCAATCGGATTCAGATACAGAGCAACATGTGGAGAGTCTTCCAGAGGAGCAGGAGTGCACACCGACACAGGAAAATATTCCTTTCGATTTGGTGGCTGGAATAAGTCAACAAGGCGAGGTAATACGTACTGTTGAAGATGAGGTTAATGATGACAGCACAGAAAAAGCAGTGCAAGAACAAGTGGCTGATTCTGTGGTTGGCAACGATCAAGAGGACGATACTTTTGATCAACTTTCACTGGGGcaaggtacagatacagatatggaaCCTGTTATTTCATCTGATGTATCTAAAGATGATAGTCGGCGAAGATCTGCAGAGTACACCGATTCGTCTGATTCTGAAAGTGACACCGACTCAGAATCTGAAACGTCTGCGGACTCCATCCTTGCCGCACCTGGCGACGGTAGCGGACCGTCGGGTCCATCTGGTGGCCAATACCGTACGCCAATTGCAACCGTCCCCGTGACGTCGTACTACGTAACATCAGGTGTTCCATTCACCATGGACCCAACGAATTCTGACCACGTGGAGATCCCACCCATGCCAACATCACCGAGGCATAGCTGGGGTATGCAGGCAAGCTACACCTTTGAGGAACACCAGCCCGTGACCACCGGTCTGCTGACCCCTATCATCAATGGCCACATCCCTGTGGTCAAGCATCACGTCCAGTACGATGACCTGAAGCGTCCAATCATACCCATCTTGTTGGACATTGGCGACAAGCTTAGCCCTGAATACTCGGGTGAAGCTAAAACATCAACAACCGCCAGCGAACGGGAAATGTTGTCCCCATCGCCGTACGACAATCTTCTAGAATCAGACCTAGCTGAAGGGGAGGCTCAGGAAGGTCTGAACGTAGAGAGTCTACAGCCGATGAGCTGTCGCTGCGTCGCCCCACCACCAGACCGAAAACCATTCGAGTCACCGTCCGATGAACTCGAACTCCCACCCAACCCCGACTTTGAACCGATGGACTGTCTTTGCACCCATCCTCAGAAGGAAGCCAGAGTGGTCTGGTCGCCAAAGCATACACCAAGTCCACGGCATTCTCCACAGAACGTTGAACGATGTTATGAAGCCATTTCGAACACGCTTGCCACAAGCAGGCAAAACTACGTCGAGTGCAAGAGGCAGGAGCACGACGCTGAAGAAGACGAAACATCCTTATTGAATCAAAGCCAACCATTACACGGCGATGATTTAATCGAGGATATGTCTGAAGGCAGAACTGTTACAATGTTGCAGTTCGATATGGATGACGATAGGTCGTCAGCAACATCGTCCCCGCTCAGCGTCCACTCTACCCACCTTGGCACTCCGCCAGAGCTTGAAGAGGAACTCGATGATAGTCCTGCCTTTTCCCCAACGCGGCAGATACTTGACACTTTTGTCCCCGTATCTCCTCCTTTGAGAGAAATCAGACATCCTGGCATCACCCAGGACGCAATCCGTGCCCCAAGAGCTCGCAGATCTACAGAAATCGAAGACTCTGCGAGTCCAGAAATGCACAGCCCAACGCCAAACAGGGACAGTGAGCTTAAAACGCCGACAGGTTCTCTACTCTTTCCTTATGACAAAATTCACGGACCCTATCCACCACCACAGGATCAGCCTAGCTTTGTAACCCCGGACAGAAGAACGCAGGTAAAACGGAAGAGACCATCTGATGAAGTTCAGGGTACAAGTCCTCGCCCTACGTACAAGTCACCGGTAAGACAGCGCACAGATTCTCCTGTAGAGAAATGTTTGTCTCCAACTGATCATCGACCTAAAGATGCTTCTCCGTGTAAGATACCGGATGACTTTCCTAAGCTGTGCACCGGAAAAGTTCGGTCCATGGTTAACAAATGGGAAGGAATAGTGAAACAGGAACCACCAAAAAGTCCTGTGATGACGACAAGTTCTCCCAGCACACCGGAAATCCCCAGATACGGGGAACGGGATGTCATTTCTCCGCCGTTTAGTCACCACGGCTCTTCTCCATACTACATGTCGAGGAGAAGAACTGAAGTAAAATCGCCAGAGGGCGCTGTAGCCAAACAGCAGAAGGTGCCAAAGCACAACGTCGATGTGTCTGCCAGACGACCACTTCATGAAACTCAGATCCTCACAGACGAAGAGGATAGCACGGTTGCATCGACAGAATACGGTGTTCAGTTTCAACCAACCGCTCACGAAGACGACGCTGAAAAGGTCTTGGTGTACGGTTACGAAGTCGAGTGGGATATCCCGCGGTTGCAGGTCTGCCTCAGCCCGCTAGAGGGCTTCGATGATGACGAGGACAGTatgagtgatgacgtcaccatcaGTAGTCTGACGGAAACTGATGGAGAGGGTGGAGTGTCTGCATCTTTGTCGTCTCTGGAGGAGTACATCCTCGACCCAGCCCGCATACTCGGTAAGGCGGTCAGCCTTACAGAGCTGCCCATGAGTCCGgtagaggaagaagaggaaagtCCAGCGGAGGAAAGCAGCACGCAGAGTAGCAGCAACAC GAAAGAGGCGCTAAGTTCCCATAGCGTGTGGGAAAGGCTGGGAGTACTGGAGACCCCATGCCCTTATTTCTGCCAAATGTGGCTGCCGATGCTGAAATATCACCTGCTGGATTTCCAGTAG